A stretch of the Pangasianodon hypophthalmus isolate fPanHyp1 chromosome 28, fPanHyp1.pri, whole genome shotgun sequence genome encodes the following:
- the LOC113545713 gene encoding mitogen-activated protein kinase kinase kinase 11 has protein sequence MEPLKNIFTRGTLSPWKNLEQSQKGNFTNPVLTALFDYEASGKDELTLRKGDVVEVLSLDSEISGDEGWWAGKVNNKVGIFPSNYVSLKPSGYGKIPGSSVAGELGPAVELQFEPEVVDFRELSLQEVIGVGGFGKVYRGTWRGELVAVKAARQDPDEDISVTAQNVRNEARLFAMLTHPNIIALKGVCLQEPNLCLIMEYASGGPLSRALAGRRIAPHVLVNWAVQIARGMLYLHSEAIVTVIHRDLKSNNILLAQPIEKNGMEGNTLKITDFGLAREWQKTTKMSTAGTYAWMAPEVIKSSTFSKGSDVWSYGVLLWELLTGEAPYRGIDGLAVAYGVAVNKLTLPIPSTCPEPFAQLMSGCWDQDPHRRPSFASILAQLCALEQQVMEEMPQDSFHSLQDDWRLEIQGMFDELRAKEKELRCREEELKRAALEQKSHEEFLRLREQQLAQWEQDVFERELSLLILHLNQNQEKPNVKKRKGTFKKHKLKCKNGEKISMPQDFIHKITVQASPGLEKRRNSPDLGSPSIGPRFRAIQLSPSESKWSSVWPLETLPLKANGERRLAPHWSPQSPKSPKSPKVQRLCPQESGLSMRARLLALDSNENGDSKDDFEEYRPTTPEPSQNGSNLVKEPSWTALPEEDSGSEEGYLSPRSSPNLDCRSSVPPHTKSTHRALLSSATLLASVALGRHLEPQHPPTPPPRTAHRTNVPALEFGREHPPLAVVDLSTDPTLVGDLITFSTDSLPQELLDSSLKPPENKPLPLTPPPPNPRERDRSSRKTVQHSSAEWIANGETESESMNQTGDRRRRSSHGLSSQLVLDLPFCQDTMEADEKSPVPFALYPDPRLWSPKTRRLEVNIIPRPRPSPNRPRIDPWSFISAGGKETCSSPHAISTSSPTSPRLGYRPSPTNPFTNCDPFPSPDCDPFSLKADPSINSDLPSPFDPFSAPFPISRSAPCSTNGSPNLSLRVAPLNPADSPFIDLGWAGVNKPIGVAKEKVFPRKTLGLSPFKSPTKQSDDIF, from the exons ATGGAGCCTTTGAAGAACATATTTACGCGCGGCACGCTGTCCCCCTGGAAAAATCTGGAGCAATCCCAGAAAGGGAACTTCACCAACCCGGTGTTGACAGCCCTCTTTGATTATGAGGCGTCCGGGAAGGACGAGCTCACCCTGCGCAAAGGCGACGTCGTGGAAGTTCTGTCTTTAGACTCGGAAATTTCCGGGGATGAAGGCTGGTGGGCTGGAAAGGTCAACAACAAGGTGGGAATCTTCCCTTCCAATTACGTCTCGCTCAAACCCAGCGGATATGGAAAGATCCCGGGTTCCAGCGTGGCGGGTGAACTCGGGCCGGCAGTGGAGCTGCAGTTCGAACCAGAGGTCGTGGATTTCCGGGAGCTCAGTCTGCAAGAGGTGATCGGGGTCGGCGGGTTTGGGAAGGTCTACCGAGGCACTTGGAGAGGGGAACTCGTAGCGGTGAAGGCGGCGCGCCAGGACCCGGACGAGGACATCAGCGTGACGGCGCAGAACGTGCGCAACGAGGCCCGCCTCTTCGCCATGCTCACGCACCCCAACATCATCGCTCTTAAAGGGGTGTGCTTGCAGGAGCCGAACCTGTGCTTGATCATGGAGTATGCGTCCGGCGGACCTCTGAGCCGGGCGCTGGCCGGGAGACGCATCGCACCACACGTGCTGGTCAACTGGGCCGTGCAGATCGCCAGAGGCATGCTGTACCTTCACAGCGAGGCTATAGTCACCGTCATTCACCGAGACCTCAAATCAAATAATA tcctcCTGGCCCAGCCGATAGAGAAGAATGGGATGGAGGGAAACACTCTGAAGATCACGGATTTCGGATTGGCGCGAGAGTGGCAGAAAACCACCAAGATGAGCACAGCGGGGACCTACGCCTGGATGGCACCCGAGGTCATCAAATCCTCCACCTTCTCCAAGGGCAGCGACGTGTGGAG ctATGGAGTTTTATTGTGGGAGTTGCTCACAGGCGAGGCTCCGTACAGAGGGATTGATGGTCTGGCTGTGGCCTACGGAGTGGCAGTAAATAAACTGACTCTGCCCATCCCCTCCACCTGCCCCGAACCCTTCGCCCAACTTATGTCAG GGTGTTGGGATCAGGACCCCCACCGCAGGCCGAGCTTTGCCTCCATCTTGGCTCAGCTGTGTGCTTTAGAGCAGCAGGTGATGGAAGAGATGCCTCAAGACTCCTTCCACTCCCTGCAGGACGACTGGAGACTGGAGATCCAGGGCATGTTCGACGAGCTGCGTGCTAaggaaaag gAGCTGCGGTGTCGTGAAGAGGAGCTGAAGCGTGCAGCTCTGGAGCAGAAGTCTCACGAGGAGTTTCTGCGTCTGCGAGAGCAGCAGTTGGCCCAGTGGGAGCAGGATGTGTTCGAGAGGGAGCTCTcactcctcatcctccacctaaACCAAAACCAGGAGAAACCCAATGTCAAGAAGCGCAAAGGGACATTCAAGAAGCACAAGCTCAAATGCAAGAACGGGGAGAAGATCAGTATGCCACAAG attttatccataaaatcACAGTGCAGGCTTCTCCTGGGTTGGAGAAGAGACGGAATTCCCCAGATTTGGGTTCTCCTTCCATCGGTCCACGTTTCCGTGCCATCCAAC TGAGCCCCAGTGAAAGTAAGTGGAGCTCGGTGTGGCCGCTGGAAACGCTTCCTCTGAAGGCTAATGGTGAGAGGAGACTCGCCCCTCACTGGAGCCCCCAAAGCCCCAAAAGCCCCAAGAGCCCCAAAGTGCAGCGTCTGTGTCCACAGGAGAGCGG TCTGTCCATGAGAGCTCGGCTATTGGCTTTGGACAGCAACGAGAACGGAGACTCCAAAGATGACTTCGAGGAGTACAGACCCACCACACCTGAGCCAAGCCAAAATG GCTCTAACTTGGTAAAGGAACCTTCTTGGACAGCTCTTCCAGAAGAGGACTCCGGGAGTGAAGAGGGATATTTGTCCCCTCGTAGTTCGCCAAACCTAGACTGTCGGTCCAGTGTTCCCCCACATACTAAAAGCACTCACCGAGCTTTGCTTAGTAGTGCCACTCTTCTCGCCTCCGTGGCTCTGGGACGCCATCTGGAGCCCCAGCACCCACCAACACCCCCTCCACGAACTGCCCATAGAACTAATGTTCCTGCTCTGGAGTTCGGGCGAGAACACCCCCCACTGGCTGTGGTGGACTTATCCACGGATCCCACCTTGGTCGGGGACCTTATCACATTTAGTACAGACTCTCTGCCCCAAGAGCTTCTTGACTCCTCACTGAAGCCCCCAGAGAATAAGCCGTTACCGTTGACCCCGCCTCCTCCGAacccaagagagagagacaggtcaagCCGAAAGACTGTCCAGCATAGCTCTGCTGAGTGGATCGctaatggagagacagagagtgagagtatGAACCAGACTggagacagaaggagaagaTCCAGTCACGGACTTTCCTCGCAACTAG TGTTGGATCTACCATTTTGTCAAGATACTATGGAAGCAGATGAGAAATCCCCGGTCCCATTTGCTCTCTACCCCGATCCTCGTCTTTGGAGCCCTAAAACACGGCGCCTGGAGGTAAACATCATACCGCGACCTCGGCCGTCTCCTAACCGACCCCGGATAGATCCCTGGAGCTTCATTTCAGCTGGCGGGAAGGAAACATGCAGCTCGCCGCATGCCATTTCAACCAGCAGCCCCACAAGTCCACGACTGGGGTACAGACCCTCGCCTACCAACCCGTTCACGAATTGTGACCCCTTCCCCTCCCCTGACTGCGATCCCTTCAGTCTCAAGGCTGACCCATCGATAAACTCCGATCTTCCTTCGCCGTTTGATCCCTTCTCTGCCCCCTTTCCCATTTCCCGCTCTGCACCATGTTCCACCAACGGGAGTCCCAACCTCTCTCTCAGGGTTGCCCCATTGAACCCTGCTGACTCCCCATTCATAGACCTGGGTTGGGCAGGGGTCAACAAGCCCATAGGTGTTGCCAAAGAGAAAGTTTTCCCGAGAAAGACTCTGGGTCTTAGTCCCTTCAAGTCGCCAACGAAACAAAGCGACGACATATTCTGA